In Papaver somniferum cultivar HN1 chromosome 9, ASM357369v1, whole genome shotgun sequence, the genomic stretch CTTTGTTATAGAGAAAACCACAAAGTGGCTTAGTTCTTGAACAGAAAGCATGTATATTATGCATTTTCAATCACTTCTATAcatcacaataataataattaaagaaTAATAAGTAAGGATCGACAATTCACTTGTTTTAGTCATGAGATGTTACTTAAATCAACAGGAACACCCTCGGTATCATACCTCAGAAGGGGTAAAGAGGCCACAAGCTTGATCAGTTACCTCCAGCAAGGATGCTTCCTAACAGCAGAAAACCAACCAACATAATTGAGAAAATATACCGTCTTTGAAACAATTAACATTCTTTTTAACAATTTTGTCGTTTTTTATGTGGTCATGTTTTAAAtttataaacatgaaaatatatgCTACAAAATAAGAGAGGAGTTACCTGCTTACACAGAAACCAGAGGGAAGCAGCATCCTGTGTTGTAAAGTTCAGCTGGTACCGACTCACTAAGGCAGAGGAAATTTGATCCAAGATGGGTTGCTTTAGTTTTAGGACAGTAGGTTCCTGATTTTTCCTGTATTGCTATCATTGAAATCCAGGTTAGTAAAGAAACTGCTTTGAAAATTATTGTACCAACCAAGAACAAGATCTATAAACTTAAAAACTTCCAAGATTTGTGGGTACTGAATTGACCATTCTTCAAACTCTGCTTATTTTTACTACACATAGAAGTATCTAACTTGGGAATCAGATGTCTCATAGAGCTAGAAAATAGAACATCTGCACACATGCATACCTTGTAAGTTTCACAAGTATCAAAAAACCTCAGTAATAAATCACTTGCATGGCTCTCACTGGTTACAGAAAATGCTCGATGCTTCCCTGGTCCCAGATTACCTCTCTCCGCAAATAGACCCATGCCAAATGCCACTGCACTAGCTGATGCCCGAGGAACCTGACTCAACAAAGGGGATGTAAATTTATTATGGGTTCCTACAACGAACAGAAAATGAAAAAAGGTGAACGAAAAGGACAAAAACAAGAGAGTCTAACTTGAGTTGCTTTTATAGTGAACACGTCTGGGTGATACTCCTCACTGAATAAATCTCCAAATCTTTCTCTGATTCTAATCCCAAGATTATATAGTTCATCCTCCCCTTTAGAAATCAACTCTCCGCCTTTTTTCCTTCCTTTCCAAGGAGACTGCCATCCCTGTATCCAGGCAGGGACTCTTTCAAGAGCTAACTTGCCTTTTTCTGCCGCATCTTTTGCATCATTCACTAAATCTTCCAAGTGACTCGCCAATCTATCTAACTCTCTAATCCTTTTCTTGGTAGGAGAACGAGTTCCATGTCTTGCCTACACAACCAAAAAGACATTGATGTTAAAaattattataattccttaaatCTACAAATTACATATACCATAGCTAGACCATCACTAGAGATCTCATAGTGTAAATAGTTGAATTGTGATTACCACAAGATTTAAGTGAATAGGAGTGCATCCATTTGGGATACTAGATGACACAAATCCATCATTAGCAAGTTCTTTCCCAACAGCATAGCTGCAGATTATAATTCACCCAGATGAGAATAATTAAATTCAAACTGGAATAGAACACAAATAATTCAACTTCGTTTTTCTGCTAACTAGGTTCACATACAAACATTGGCCTATCTacaccatttttgtcaataaatccACTTCAATTGACACAATCAGCTTTTGTATCAGTAAAGAGAACAAACAAACAGGTTAAAAAAAAACTCTTATTGGAAAAAATAAGGTGATATCACATGGGGTCTAAATGCATTGCGCAAGGTCGTAAGCTCACCATATGAACCAAGTCAATACCTCAAGGAAAATACAAAAGATAAAGATTGCCAAGGCCAACCTCGCTTGCCATTTCATATTGATAGAGAAGGTGGCAACAAAAACAATATTCTCTAACTAGCCTgatttcttaatttatttcacATGACGGAGAGCAACATTCCTGACTTGATAGACGAGTATGTACAGGCCCAGTATAAAGATACTTGTTTAGTTCTTTAGGAACATGCTATATAAATATATGGAAATGTGTGTCTTCAATCAAACCAGACAAAGTGCCTAAAGAGTGTCAAGCCAAAAGACATTAAAGCTTGATTGTCCTAACCCTAATATTTCCTCCTCTCAGTGTTCATTAAGCTACTTCCAGTTCAATCTTATAAATCCATACATTTCACAAAGACAGACAAATCTTGAATTTTATTGAAAAGTTTAATCAAACTTCAAAATTCAAGAAAAATTGAGAAAGTATAGTGAAACACAAAAGGGGGATTATTACCTTGTAACGGTAGAGAGATGTTTTCGAACATCAAATCCTTCCACTGTGTCTGATTTCAATAAGAACACGTAACAGAGGAACATCCAAAGAAAATTAGCCATTCCGATCAGAACCAGAAAATGAAATTTGGTCATCTCGTTTTGAATTAAAAGAACGTGAATCAGGTACTTCAGAGCGTTAATGGCCCCTTTGCTAATATCTACGATACTCTGCCGCGTGGCtattttgaatttcttttcttttttaccaAATTTAGAGTACAaaaattcctttcaaaaaaattgaaatatATAAGGAAGGCTATTATTAGGGCGTCACCttataggacaaaaacgggtcatccataagtaatatcaaaaaccccttatctcaaataattttgtaatgactaactcttatttagttaattttagtttaatttaattagataaaaattaaattaacgaattttgttgtatacttgatGAATTCTAGGACAAAATTTTTGTGTGAAGAAAAACTAATCGTAAAAtaaatttctacggttggaaataatccaaacctggacgtaaaatcacttctacggttggaaataatccaaacctagacgtaaaatcagattctacagttggaattaaaaggaacctggacgtaaaatgagcttctacggttggaactaattcaaacctggacgtaaaactacatgcaaataaaattctacggttggaattaatccaaacctggacgtaaaatctccaaacctggacgtaacaTCGCTTCTACCGTTGGAACttaaagaaaactggacgtaaaatcggattctacggttagaattaaaagaaacctgggcgtaaaatgagcttctacggttggaactaatccaaacctggacgtaaaattacatgcaaataaaattatacggttggaattaaaagaaacctggacgtaaaatcacttctaattatagggtaatctagacattttgtatatgtgttaagatatcccataaccaattttttgcacattaagaatccaagtgaagcccctctattggagtgtgacgccccaataatagccttctagaTAAGGGACTCTGTCCTTATCTTTTAGGAGAGAGAAACAGCGGCGATAAAAAGAGCAgaaactatttttgtttttctgaCTCGGACCAACTTAGATCTGGTCCTTCGGGAATGGATTTGAGTTTCTCTTGGTACTGTATATACTATTAGGAGCttctgtttttagtttttttggttTTGAGTGAGTGGTTTTTTCCAAATCAAATAgttttcaattgaattgaaaGTGGTGGTGCTGTGCAATTTGAGGATGGTGATTGGGTTTCTTCATCTTTGTTCATGCACTTGTTTCCTGTTGTGAATTCGATTTTCTGGTTTAATCTAGCTGATGTTGGTTCTTGCTTATTCCTCTCGttttttttcaagtttatccTTCACTGTTGGGTgttgcatctgatatgggatcCTTCAGTTTTGAGATGGGAGTATGTTTTGTGTGGTTGAAATTTTCTGGTGGTGGGTTGCAGTCACAGCTgcgattttctttgattttcatcATCGGCAtgtatgatggtggtggtgattagTTTTTCTTGGTGAAGAAAGGTCAtggttcttcttcttgctcaCGAAGATTTGCAGCTAGGGTTTTCTAGTTTTTTTGGATCGGGTCTAATCCAACCGCTTCTCTATTCGAGCCGGGTCGCGGGGCGGTTCACGGGTCGGATATTTCCGCTATCTGGATTGGACTGAGTGGAGTTGTTGTGGGTTGCTTATGGTTGCCTTCTGCTGTTGTTCGTTGATGTTGGCGGCTTTGTCTTTGCTTATGTTGgtttttttatgttggctttcttTGTGTTACTATCTTTGACGATTGGACCTAGTTAGTGATACCTTTCGAGACTGGTGTTTAATGTATCGTTCGATCTTTTGTATCGGGTTTCCGTGTGGATTGCAAGTTCCCTGGGGATTACCAATTGTTGTTCGTTAAATCTTTATCGGTATGTTGGTCATTAGTACGGTGCCATTTGTCTTTTACGTCTGTGTGAGGTCTGTACTTGCTCTTTAGAGCGTTTAATCAATGAATCCTCactttgtttaaaaaaaaaaaactctgttcaaatgttgggatccattaaaactccatattaAACAAAACTGATACAAAAACctgaaatttttaaaaattgatacaaaaaccccaaacaaaATTGTTTTCATCAAATTCTACGTCATTAGTGCTTTAATGGGCTTTTAACATTTTGTGGTAGCAAACTCAAGGGAAGGAAGATAATCATTTCCTACTCATTGGAttcattttgtatttcatttggtGGTGGTTTCATGTCAATTAGACACACAGCTATTCAAGTTGAATTATGTGATGTgaactttcattttttttgtttccatggTTCTACTCACCTTCAGTTGTCTGAGTGAATCTTCTTCATCCACAAATCTCAACTATTAATTTTGTACATTGCTTCACCTGGGCAATTTTTGCCTTTTCATTGTGTCGGCTGGTCTTGTTAGGTTTAACAATTCTCAAAGTTTgaatctttcttttatttcaggTTTGGAAATTCAGTGAAATTCAATTCTTAGTTCTTTGAGAAATCATATTCACGAATCGTATTGCCATACTTTATAATTCAGGTACAGGAAGATCTATCCTTGAGGTTTATCTAGTGAAACTCAGTTGTCGAATTTGCGAAATGAGGAATTTTAGGATGGGGTTTATCTTGAATTCACTTGTACTCTGCTTATAAACTGCAATTGCACTAGAATAAAAAGCAGCCAGTTCTGCAACTAGTTTGTTAATCTTGGCAATCCTTGGTAAAATTTGAATTATAAACATGAAATATGCTTTTGAAAACATTCAACTAGTGAAATTTAATTCTGTAATTTTGACTTCATTTTTTACCTTTTCTAATTCTGCGGTCTTGTGTGCCTGTAGGTAGAGTGACGTTACGGTAGATTAGATGAAGTCGTGGTGTTACATTATCGTGATGGAAACCAAGTTGTTTTATTCAAATGTCATTGGTGGGATATCAACGAGTCAAGAAAGAAGCAGCGAGATGCATCTGGGTTTACATCATTGAATTTTTCAAGAACTATAGCCAAAACTCAACCTTTTATTCTAGAAGCGCAAGCACATCAAGTTTTCTATCTCCAGGACAATAAGGACAAGAACCGCCGAATTGTACTTAAAATGCAGGCAAGGGACCACTATAATTTGGGCACAACGGAAGTTGAGCCCATCCAAGATGATTTATCCCACACAGATAATCATTCAACCAGTGCAGCTGAAACTGACCAAGACTTCGTGAGCTGGACTCGAAAAGAAATTGAAGGAGAACAGGTTATTAGAAGTACAACTGACGCTGATAGAGACGTTTGAGATGATGATGACAGTGATAGTGATCACAGTGACTATTTAAGTGATTGTGAACGCGATGATCTCGTCTAACATGTAGTGAAAGTTAATATTGAACCCTACTGTTTATTTGATGTTTTTCCTATTTTATTTTAGGTTTGATTGGAAGGAATATTATTAGGCAATTCAGACTCTGAATGAACATGTGCAGGTTAATTTAAGTGACCGAGAATAAGATACAGAACAATATATAGGTTGCATTACTTTAAATTCTCCAATTAAATTTTATTTGCTTTCAATTTTCCTATTAAGTTTCGAGTGAATTTACTTTCAATTTCAGATCACAatcaagaaaattaaaaaaaaatccaggTTACAAATCGATTTACCTCCATTTTTCACGATTCCGATAAATCGGTATATTCAAATTCTAGAAGAGATAACTCGAGAATCGATTAAACGAGCTTTGTGAACAATTTACTTTCAATTTCCAATCATGATCAATTGATCACGATTGCTAAAATTAACAATTTTCCGTGTTACAAGTGGATTTACTTCCAAAACTTACCAAGTGTGGTCTGAAAACCCTCCAAGATGTATTCACTCAATTCTCGAGTTGGACAACTCTATGTAACTGTTTTCTTTGAGTAATGattttgctaaaaaaaaaaaaaaaagtaaatttacTTCCGGTTTTCCCAATTCCCATGAATCGGTATATATAAATTCTAGAAGAGATAACTCGTGAATTGATTAAACGAGATAAGTAAACTATGGTTCCGAACACACTTAATACCTGTTGAATGTATTTTTAATTTTGCGGTCAACTTTAACTAGCTTTCGGTTTTTTGTTTAACTTCAATTTACGATCAAGAAAGTTAGCTTTGAATATTTTCGACTTAAAAGTGACTTAGTTTCAGTTTTTCCAATCCAGATGAATTAGCAAATCGAAATCCCTAAAGagataaattgaaaattgattagACAAGGTTTGCCAGTTAAGGTTCTGGACACACTCAATTTCTCTTGAGTGTAATTTTAATTCTGCACTCAATATTAACTAGCCTTTCCGATTTACAATCAGCATCAATTAGCTTTCCATTTTCCGTTTTACAAGTGAATTTACTTCAGATTTCGCGAATCAAATGACATAGTAGATCGAAATCCTCAAACAGATACGTCGAAAACTGATTAAACAATGTTTGCTAACTATGGCTCCGAATGTGTTCAATTTCAGTTGGATGATTTTGTGACTAGCTTTTTCGGTTTAATGAACACCGAAAGTCGCCGttcgaaaataaaattttataataTAAATCGGTGATTTGTTATTTGTCGTATAAAACTCTTATACCGTGCAAcataattccaaaaaaaaaaatgtgctTCTTGAAAATGTACTATGTAAAACACGTCAAATAATAATGCAaagtcaaaaacaaaaatataaagtCATACACGAATCTAAGAGGCCAAGTTTATTTTAAAGactattttgtgtttcctcccctgccaagatcgctaattagcgtttcctccccaaatagattgaaattagtgtttcctcccatcgttatCTTTTCCATCCATtgctcggttagctgagtcaacacttGTGCACACGTGGCAGAAACTGTACACGTGTTTCCTCATCTTCCCAAAATACCCATCTTCTCCGATTAAATAAATCATATTCTCTGTTCTTCAGCTCCGATGCGTCTTTCAGTTTCTGTATTTCACGTTTAACAACAGACCATCGATTAACTCTGAACAATCCCACCATCACCATTGATTTCTAATTATCAATTTTTGCTGAGCTTAAACACTATTCTAACATTTCCCAAGTCTTCTAACATCAGCGAAATAACTCAAACCCCCAATTCCCAGTATATCAAAATCAAGAATCAAAACACCCAAAACACCCAATTCAGAATCTACCAAAATCCACCActacaaaaataaattaaattttaaAGTCATATCAATAGAAGTGAATATTCAAACAAACCCTTTTTATAAGCAGTCCGACTCCTATGAATCATGAAATCGGTATAATAATATCACGGCATGAAAAAATAAGTAACACTAATCGGTATCAACTCGCGTTCTTCTTCGTCTGAGATCAACTTGCGGTGAAAATAGACTAACACACCACtgaattgaagatgaaattgaagagcCGATAGCTCAATTGGATCAAAACGTCTCGACATCCACCGATCAGAATGGATTTTTTCCCATGAATTAAATCCAATCGTTGAAATCCGGGAGAACCCTCGCTCTAATCATCTTTATTTTGATCAAAATCTTATTCTAATCGATCAAAACCTGAGGATTTCACGATAACGGATTTGGGGATTTGTTTCGTCTCTTCAGTCCTCTTTCTCTCTTTCTGGTACAACGCGTGAAGTGATATAAGTTTGGTTTTAAACCTTACGTGAAAGAAATATTTAGATGACCCTTCATTATTTAATCGTCACTGAACCCGTCGGATTAAATGGATTTTTTTCACACTGACACATTTGACGCAAATATAAGAGGTTAGTTTGGGTAGTCTGCAAAAAGTAGTATTTAATTTGCCACGTGGACACCAGTGCTGACTCAACAAACTGGATAATGGATGAAAAAgctaacgatgggaggaaacgctaatttcaatctattcagggaggaaacgctaattagcgatcttgacAGGGGAGGAACGCAAAATAGCCCTTATtttaatgtcttttttttttcttatatggaCTTTATTTACGGGCTTTGTttatcaatcaataaaattagaaaaggaaaagaagttaTTTCCTGTGGACCAcgtgtgtttttttcttttgacaaAAAAGGGGTGGTGTTCCACGTGTTTTCTTATAGTtaacaaaaccaaaaactatcgACCCATCTCCTCCACACCCAAACCCCAAATCCCCATACTTTTCTTCATCTCCTAGCTCTGCAACTTAACCCTAAaactttgtttacaaaatctagcGCCAAATTTTCCTCTAAAATTTTCGTGAAAATCAAATTCCCACTAAAAGCCCCCGAAGTTCGCTCAATCCCCCGAAGTTTTCGCATCTTCTCAAATAAAACAGATTcaatttttctctccaaaatggaataaaatctctccaaaccctaaaaaaaaatccatcttcTGTTCGAAATTAAAGAAAAACTCGTTCTCTCGAATCTGCACAGAGCAGGTCAATTTTCACATCTCATAGCAGGTCAATTTCAGATTCAGTTTTTCTCTCCCTAAAGTTTCAATTCGGGGTTTCCTTCATTTGGGTtttaatgtttttaatttttgttttgtagGTTTTTTTTTCATTCGATCTGAAGATGCAATCTGAAGAAGGGTAATTTTTTAActaatcctttttttttgatgttggaaTTTTAACTGAACTCAAACTACAAAGTCTGACAGTGTTTTAGGACTTGGTCCATTGATGTTTTTTTTAATCAGATGTTTTTCGATTAGAGTGTTGTTCTTAGTTTGTTTAggagagttaaaaaaaaaaagagttggtaAATGCGCATACTGTTTAAACGTTATAATGATAATGATAATCTTTTCTGTTTGGCATTTTGAATGTGCAGCACGTACTGCTACTTTACAAAATTTATTTGTACCATGCTCTATGTTTGTATGCTTGTAGCCATCAACTCAGAACCAAACATCGCTAAGAAATTTAGTCTTATGTAAGTAATTGAGATTGTTATCATATTCCTTGTGTTCCTCATGCTTTTGTTGCTTTCAACCAGTTAAGTTGAAGAACTTAAAttgttgatcaaacaattttgaaaaaaatatgaaGTCGCATGTCTGAGGTTTAATATGTTTGTGAATAAGTTATGCTGCTAAAATTACTTTTCTGGTCACATCAATGATTTTGTAGAGTTATCAAATAAATATTGTTACGAACTCGTTGATTGGCCACATCAATGATTTTGTTAGTCCATTTTGACACTAAAGTTGTAGGTGTTTAGCTGTTAGTTGTTCACAGATATAGTCACTACAAGTTATCATTTTTTGTCTATTTCAGGATTTGTTCATAGTAGATGAACGTTATAAAACTGCCACCCTCTCTATTGCTGGTGATATATTTAGGGGAAAGAAAGGTACATGGAAGGGAAAACACTTTACACGGCACGATACAACTGCAAAACgtcttgcagataaaccagctgctTTAACTGAAGGGGAGTGGAAGGATCTTGCGACATTCTGGGAAACTGATGCAACACACCAAGTAAGTTCACACATCTTATATGTCTGGGTTTATGTTTTGGTTATACATCATGTCTAATTAATTCTGCCTTTTATATTCATAAGAAATATTCCGAATAAAATGTCAAGAGTAGAAGCTACCAACAAGTAAAGCACACAATGAGCAGGAAAAACCACGCTCGATGCAAATCTGAAATGGTACATACATAATTTGGTCTTTACAACCATTTTTCACTTtgcaacttcaattttttttggatttaagTAAGGAGACATGAACCTCTAAAAATTATAAGTTTTTATTTGTAACTGTACTTATGCATGTCTTTCTTTTCGCATGTTGTAGCATTTGTTGACCATCTGGATGGATTAACTGCAAATTGCAAAACCTTGTCAAGAATTGGAAtatcatatgctaggatagtgcctgaagtttttcatatttttctttcaATTACTATTATTCATTGTACATGATGGAATTTGTACAGgctgaagataatgaaggaaacCCACCAACTGATGGTGATGTATTCATTAAAACCCATGTGAATAAAAAAACTGGAAAAGCTTTGGACCCAATTTCACAAGGCTTCATAGTAAGTATCTGCTCTAGTAAGGTTCATACACTTCTTATCATAGAAGATAAGATCTTTTATCCTACATTTTTTTCTGATATACATAGGTCCAAATGAGGAAACAATAAGGGTTGGATGAGAATGGGTTTGATGAGGATGGTAACCAGCAACCAATTAGTGATGAAGCGTATGGAAATGTAGTATCTACAACAAGGAAGAAACGTGTAAGAGCTGA encodes the following:
- the LOC113308609 gene encoding multiple inositol polyphosphate phosphatase 1-like isoform X3; translated protein: MTKFHFLVLIGMANFLWMFLCYVFLLKSDTVEGFDVRKHLSTVTSYAVGKELANDGFVSSSIPNGCTPIHLNLVARHGTRSPTKKRIRELDRLASHLEDLVNDAKDAAEKGKLALERVPAWIQGWQSPWKGRKKGGELISKGEDELYNLGIRIRERFGDLFSEEYHPDVFTIKATQVPRASASAVAFGMGLFAERGNLGPGKHRAFSVTSESHASDLLLRFFDTCETYKQYRKNQEPTVLKLKQPILDQISSALVSRYQLNFTTQDAASLWFLCKQEASLLEVTDQACGLFTPSEGYGKSVNYRMGLPLLRDVVDSMEQAIKAKEEHHVAGTFEKARLRFAHAETVVPFSCLLGIFLEGAELARLKHEQALELPPKPPQKRNWRGSVVAPFAGNNMLVLYNCPTKQTSKYYVQVMHNEVPVPLPGCDGSDFCSFEVFKEKIVNPHLQHNYNSVCSAKLEEPETLSFSILGGAQTGLLIDLSTESWLNLNF
- the LOC113308609 gene encoding multiple inositol polyphosphate phosphatase 1-like isoform X1 — protein: MTKFHFLVLIGMANFLWMFLCYVFLLKSDTVEGFDVRKHLSTVTSYAVGKELANDGFVSSSIPNGCTPIHLNLVARHGTRSPTKKRIRELDRLASHLEDLVNDAKDAAEKGKLALERVPAWIQGWQSPWKGRKKGGELISKGEDELYNLGIRIRERFGDLFSEEYHPDVFTIKATQVPRASASAVAFGMGLFAERGNLGPGKHRAFSVTSESHASDLLLRFFDTCETYKQYRKNQEPTVLKLKQPILDQISSALVSRYQLNFTTQDAASLWFLCKQEASLLEVTDQACGLFTPSEVSLLEWTDDLEVFMLKGYGKSVNYRMGLPLLRDVVDSMEQAIKAKEEHHVAGTFEKARLRFAHAETVVPFSCLLGIFLEGAELARLKHEQALELPPKPPQKRNWRGSVVAPFAGNNMLVLYNCPTKQTSKYYVQVMHNEVPVPLPGCDGSDFCSFEVFKEKIVNPHLQHNYNSVCSAKLEEPETLSFSILGGAQTGLLIDLSTESWLNLNF
- the LOC113308609 gene encoding multiple inositol polyphosphate phosphatase 1-like isoform X2 — encoded protein: MTKFHFLVLIGMANFLWMFLCYVFLLKSDTVEGFDVRKHLSTVTSYAVGKELANDGFVSSSIPNGCTPIHLNLVARHGTRSPTKKRIRELDRLASHLEDLVNDAKDAAEKGKLALERVPAWIQGWQSPWKGRKKGGELISKGEDELYNLGIRIRERFGDLFSEEYHPDVFTIKATQVPRASASAVAFGMGLFAERGNLGPGKHRAFSVTSESHASDLLLRFFDTCETYKQYRKNQEPTVLKLKQPILDQISSALVSRYQLNFTTQDAASLWFLCKQEASLLEVTDQACGLFTPSEVSLLEWTDDLEVFMLKGYGKSVNYRMGLPLLRDVVDSMEQAIKAKEEHHVAGTFEKARLRFAHAETVVPFSCLLGIFLEGAELARLKHEQALELPPKPPQKRNWRGSVVAPFAGNNMLVLYNCPTKQTSKYYVQVMHNEVPVPLPGCDGSDFCSFEVFKEKIVNPHLQHNYNSVCSAKLEEPETLSFSRKSLGVHRQAY
- the LOC113308609 gene encoding multiple inositol polyphosphate phosphatase 1-like isoform X4; its protein translation is MTKFHFLVLIGMANFLWMFLCYVFLLKSDTVEGFDVRKHLSTVTSYAVGKELANDGFVSSSIPNGCTPIHLNLVARHGTRSPTKKRIRELDRLASHLEDLVNDAKDAAEKGKLALERVPAWIQGWQSPWKGRKKGGELISKGEDELYNLGIRIRERFGDLFSEEYHPDVFTIKATQVPRASASAVAFGMGLFAERGNLGPGKHRAFSVTSESHASDLLLRFFDTCETYKQYRKNQEPTVLKLKQPILDQISSALVSRYQLNFTTQDAASLWFLCKQEASLLEVTDQACGLFTPSEVSLLEWTDDLEVFMLKGYGKSVNYRMGLPLLRDVVDSMEQAIKAKEEHHVAGTFEKARLRFAHAETVVPFSCLLGIFLEGAELARLKHEQALELPPKPPQKRNWRGSVVAPFAGNNMLVLYNCPTKQTSKYYVQVMHNEVPVPLPGCDGSDFCSFEVFKEKIVNPHLQHNYNSVCSAKLEEPETLSFSTNSAI